The Coffea eugenioides isolate CCC68of unplaced genomic scaffold, Ceug_1.0 ScVebR1_2866;HRSCAF=3976, whole genome shotgun sequence genome segment TTCATTTGGAGGTCACAGATCACACAGCAAAATTCATCTGGATGTTCAACAAAAGGAGGATAAGATAACACGAGCATATGCTCGTCCCATTTCTGTTTGGTTGTAGGTGGCATCAGGGCACACTCGTAGTCCAAATAAAAATGGCAATCTTCACAACTAAATCCAAAACTACCTCTGTCAAAGCCACAGGCATTGCACGTTATCCGATTTGTGTTTTCAACCTGAGTTAAGAGATGCTTATGAGAATTGTGCAAAACAGCTGATGTCAAGCTCGCACTCACGCACTTGATACAAATGTAGAATTTACAGGATTTGCATTCATAGTAGAGACAACTTCCCTCCTTTAGACAGGCATGACACCTAAAGTTGCCAGCAACAGCCAATACTGTCATCGGTGTAAGCAAATGCTTGGGATGTTTTGGGGTTTGTAGTTCATCAGGGAATTGATAACAAGTCTTATGGAGAAAGTAATCGCCCTCGGCGCAAGCATAGTGAGGATCAAACAAGAGAATAGGCTCAATACACCAGTCACAAATTGATAGTATTGCTTCTTCTTGATCAGCAGTAGCACTATTAATCTCATGCTTGGTTAGCATCATCTTGGATGGAACAAGTGGGTGATTGTGCGTAGATACTACTATCTTTTCTTCGGTATTAATTTTTCTGAGACTGCTAGTAATGCTGCAGTGAAGAAGAGAAAGTTTGATCAAGTTTTGGGCTGCACCATTGGAGGGCAGTTTGACCAAATGTCTGCCTGGATCTCCGAAATCTGATTGTCCTTCTCTAGCAaacctacaagaaaagaaaattcaaaaatcagAATGATATGATGCCACTTTTATCTTTTTAGGGAAAAGGGCCaccaaataaaagagaaaagaaaaaagaacacaTAACATAATgaataaatagataaatacGGGCACGAATAGTTAATGAATAAATAAGGGTAAAATACAGTTTAAGCCCTCAACTTTCTCCTTATGCCAATTTGCATCCCTTATTCTTTTGACTACATCACATAATTAACCCCCTTTAACTTCTAATGTGATTCAAGTGCCCTTCATTTCGTGAATTTTCTGCCATTTATGTCAATTAAACTAGTACGAAAAAATTAAACTAGAACGTGCtgccaaaaaatgaaatttgaaattaacatctttattaacttttttttcattaaaaaatctCATAAAAAAAGTGCACTTATTTCTATAGCTATTGGAGGTAGTCAAGCTTAAATAGGGGTGAAGCCAGTATAAGTAAATTTGACCCGGGTACTAACATCGGTAACAAAGACCAGTTCAGATAAAGTTATTGACGAATAATTGGCAAACTATGTTGGATTCATCAAATTTAAAAGTTAAAGAGGGGTTAAATATTgcaatttgaaataaaaatgggG includes the following:
- the LOC113757250 gene encoding uncharacterized protein LOC113757250 — its product is MEEEEIQHFSHDEHPLITIELQKNNDNGDGDDKKVEIYYGCQNQILEPTAYCCFSCNFFLHKPCAEIPLQITHPMHPQHPLVLHREPPYSSGSCTCDACGQKGWKFFAYSCSLCKFDLDISCASQDRFAREGQSDFGDPGRHLVKLPSNGAAQNLIKLSLLHCSITSSLRKINTEEKIVVSTHNHPLVPSKMMLTKHEINSATADQEEAILSICDWCIEPILLFDPHYACAEGDYFLHKTCYQFPDELQTPKHPKHLLTPMTVLAVAGNFRCHACLKEGSCLYYECKSCKFYICIKCVSASLTSAVLHNSHKHLLTQVENTNRITCNACGFDRGSFGFSCEDCHFYLDYECALMPPTTKQKWDEHMLVLSYPPFVEHPDEFCCVICDLQMNPNEWMYHCHECDQSFHPWCIPQIHQNTKFGRAMYVDEHSHPLTHIPEAYDDAICHGCDNSFDDGEEAFQCTECSYCLRADCACKREVLDP